In Saccharomyces eubayanus strain FM1318 chromosome XIV, whole genome shotgun sequence, the sequence ATTTCTTATCGGTAGCCTTTTACCGTCGTTTGTTAAAAGTGAAGAAGGCTTCTTTCCTTTGCTTGGTAATATAGTGTACTCGCTCCAATCCGTGGTGCCCCATACATTTGCAAGCACCGCATTAGGAAACCAACTACCCTTTGTGAGGAAGTTTGACAATATAGCCAACTGTGTCATTTTAGTAGATATTGGCGTCGTAGgcatttgaaattgaaaaactttctcCTCTCCCAAAGTCAGAATATCATACTCGGATAATGAACAGTTTAATGTATCATATAAAGACTCGGTCTCTTTGTCAAAAGTTGTTATCAATTGATCTATAGAGGTAGTCGTACTAGAggcaaattcaaaatattttggagAAAATCTTTTAAACGCGAGCTCGTATTCAAGACYATTATGCTGTAAGTTCATAACGTACTTCTTTGTCAATTCAAATGCATTTAACCATGATTTTAAGTCTCGGAAATTGGATGTTTGGAAAACCAGCGTGATATCCCTTGATATATTACCATGTAAATCCGTTACTCTATTACCAAAGATTTTTAcctcaaaacaaaacttcCTATCTTCTTCTGGGTCATAACGCACATTAGTAAGGAAAACACCAAACTTATCTGTTTCCTCTACATAGGTCTTCGAGGGCGATAAAAGAAACATACCAAATACggcattttttaaaaagcACCATCTTCTGACCCATATCTCTCTACTTGGCTTGCCAACTTGCGTTTTCATGTAGAGCcatccaaatttttcaggcGATTTTGAAGGTGCCTCTGTATCTTTCGATATTagttttgaagaatgtaGCGATCTGATATTATAGTCACTCGTGTCGTTGGATGGGGTAATTCTTTTTAGAGTGTAACCATAGGCTTGCTTTTTGGCATGAATAATGTCAGAATTCAAAACTTTGGAGCCTTCAATTGAATTTTCCACCCATATGGAGTAACTGTCCAAGTAGTCATTCATACAAGGAGATaaatcgattttttttccggAATCTTTCGTTGCAAGGATGCTCTTACATTTTAGTACCTTCATTGACTCATATATAAATTTGTCTAAGCTTAATTTTACTACTGATATAGCGCTTATGAGATCTAAAGAGGCTTTCAGATAACTTTTTTGGACTTCAAATAACTCCAAAGCATCATTCTTTATAGAGGAAGGTTCTAAACTGGTACTGGAAACCTTTATAGCTTGGTATGATGCCAACATGCTGTCATATTTCCCTTGgtaaatatcaaaattttttcttacatTTCTGTATGGTTCAACTGCATTAGTCATCAGTTCCAATAAAGCAGTTGAATGGCTGGAATCATCGCCCTTTACAATTTTTAACAGTTTGACCGAAAAATCGTAGTAGTCCTTGTTAAAACTGTCTACCAGTTGGGGGGTAAAAGATTGGTTGCTGACAAAACCGTTACTTAATAGGACAGGAGAAGGTAACAATTGTGATAGTAGAGTTTCTTTGGCCCGCTGAAAATCTTCAAAGGACACCTTGTACTTCTGATCAAAAAAGTCCACCGTTTTCTCTACCCAATCCTCTAATGCATCCACTCTGGTTTGGAAGAAATTCACAGAGGCACGAAAGGAAGGTGAATCGATAGACGCTTCCTTGAATGCCACCGATATCAGCCTTAATTGCCTCTTTTTAGGATCAGTCCCTTGGACGGGCATCGTTCAGTAATGCTATACTTTTACACTGTACTAAACTCGCCAGCAAATATATTAGTATACTTTATATTCTAGCTATGTTTTGTAAGTAATAATTTCACGTGTACTTTCCCTATTTTGAAGTCATTTTCAATTGCACAGGAGCTGTTGCGCAAAAATCGTGataaaagtgaaaaatttggaaacaCTCACAATAGTTTACAAGGTCATCGCAAACAGGAAAAGCAAGGATTTTTCCCTCAGTAAATGCAAAAATTTTAACAGTGATACCACTTCATTCCATCAATAagtttttatcttttcctttgaCTATGTCAAAGCTGTTTTCTACCGTTAATTCTGCAAGGCATACCGTTACACTGGGCAGTATGAAAGACTATGTGCATATCAAGAAGTTAGAGATGAACACGGTTCTGGGACCAGATTCTTGGAACCAATTGCTGCCTCAGAAATGCCTGTTAAGTTTAGATATGGGCACAGATTTCAGTAAGTCAGCGGCTACAGATGACTTAAAGTACTCTTTAAATTACGCAGTTATTTCTCGTGATCTGACAAAATTTGTTAGCAGGAGGAAAAATTGGGGCTCTGTTTCCAATTTAGCTAAATCTTTATCTCAATTTGTTATGGCTACATATGCCGGTGTTGAATCACTGAATTTAGAAGTGCAAGCAGATACGATACACATTAGAAGTGATCATATTTCTTGCGCCATTCAACAAGACAGACAAAATCcagatcaaaaaaaatttgatgttGTGAGAATATCAGATCTGAAAATGCTGACTTTGATTGGTGTTTTCACTTTTGAAAGGCTCAGGAAGCAATATGTCACGTTGGATATAAAATTACCTTGGTCGAAGAAGGCTGAGTTGGCACCCCCAGTGCAAAATGTCATCGATGATGTTGTGAAATTTGTAGAAGCTTCAAACTTCAAGACCGTTGAAGCCTTAGTGGAATCTGTGACAGGTATTATTGCCAATAACGattatttccaaaaatttccaGAATTGCCAATTGTAGTCAAGGTTTTGAAGTTAAACGCAATTACGGCTACTGAGGGTGTAGGGGTGAGTTGTGTTAGAGAGCCTAGGGATATCAAAACCTTGAGTACCACTGACAATGAACAGCCTTGTGGCGATAATGAGACTTCTAATACCGCCTTTGATTTACCTTCATTGCAAAACACATTTGTTGAGGGGAAAGATACATGGAAAACGGCTTTCTTAGCATTTGGTTCAAACATTGGAGATCGTCTCAAGCATATTCAAATGGCATTGAAGTTACTATCgaaggaaaaaacaattaGAATACTGAATATTTCGtctgtttttgaaagtgaaCCAATGTATTTCAAAGATCAAAGTCCCTTTATGAATGGGTGCATTGAACTGAAAACTCTATTGGCTCCAAgagaattattgaaattatgcaaaaaaattgagtACGAAGAATTGCAAAGAATCAAGCATTTTGATAACGGACCCAGAACAATAGATTTGGATATCGTCATGTATTTGAATAGTGTCGGGGAGGATGTACTGGTAAATGAAGCTGATTTAAATATACCACATCCTAGAATGTTAGAGAGAacttttgttcttgagcCACTATGTGAGCTAATATCACCACGTTACCTTCATCCTGTGACAGCAGAACCTATAGTAGACTATCTAAAACAAATATACGAGAAGCagaatgatgaagataCTTTATGGAAATTAGTTCCGTTACCTTCCCGTGATAATACGGAATCTAGGTTTctgaaattcaaaacgaTAACCACCATCGATGAATTAACTGGAGAAGCAAAAAGAATCACTATTTCACCAACATATATCATGGGTATATTCAACGCTACCCCAGATTCTTTTTCAGATGGAGGTGACCATTTTACTGACATTCAAAGTCAAATGAATAGTGTTGCCAACATGTGTAAAGAAGCATTGACTTTGCATGACTACGTGATCATCGACATTGGAGGGTGTTCCACTAGACCTAATTCTATTCAAGTATCTGAAGCAGAAGAACTAAAGAGGACAATCCCATTAATTAAATCCATCAGAGAAAACTCTAACTTGccacaagaaaaacttaTACTCTCCGTCGATACTTACCGTTCCGACGTCGCTAAAGAGGCTATTGCGGCTGGAGTGGATATTATCAACGATATTTCTGGAGGATCTTTTGATAGCAACATGTTGGACGTRATTGCCGAAAATCCAGAAGTCTGTTATATCCTTTCACACATTCGTGGCGATATTTCAACGATGAACAAATTGACACATTACGAGGACTCTGCCTTAGGCGATTGTGTTCAACAAGAGTTCGTGAACAACACTGACATTCAACAGTTGGATAAACTGAAAGACAGCACAACATTAATTAGAAATATAGGACAAGAAATTGGAGAAAGATACTTGAGAGCAATCGAAAAAGGCGTCAAGCGTTGgcaaataataatagaTCCTGGGCTTGGGTTTGCCAAGAATGGGAAACAGAACTTACAAATTATTAGACAAATTCCCATGTTGAAGAACTACTCTTTCATCATGGACACACAAGATTCTCATACCTATATAAACTTCAGAAACATCCCTGTTCTGCTAGGCCCATCGCgcaaaaaattcattggaCACATTACAAAGGACGTAGACGCAAAACAAAGGGACTTTGCCACCGGAACCGTAGTCGCATCGTGTGTTGGATTTGGTAGTGACATGGTTAGGGTTCATGACGTGAAAAATTGTTCGAAGAGCATTAAATTAGCAGATGCTATTTATAAAGGTTCGGAATAAGGTTAGTTATATAGATTAAATATGTAATTATGTtttgtaataattttttcttgatagaGAATCGCTGAAATTAACCAAGGGAGGAAACAATGAAACGAAATATAGAAAAGGTATAAAATAAACTCTACATATTCAGTTTGTTTgtgtctttctttttttttccccttATGAAATATAGCATGATAAAATgattgtttctttcttctttcttaaaaATCTCCTTCATCTAAGCCTTTGGACATTCTTTTGAGATATGGCCAGTTTCGTTACAGTTGTAACAAAGCTTGTCGTTTTGACAGTCTCTAGACATATGGCCGGCTTGACCACAAGTGTAACATTTCAAACCGTTACCACCGTCTTCCTTCATACAGTCCTTAGCCATATGGTTTGGACCACCACATTTATAGCATGAAACCTTGGAGAATCTACCGCTAGCCTTCTTTGGTTCAGGGCACTCTCTGGAGATGTGACCGGTTCCGTTACAGTTGAAACAACGTTGAACGGTACATTCGCTTCTGACGTGACCGGTTTCACCACAGTTGTAACATTGCTTGAACTCAACAGTTCTTGGCATAGTACAGTCTGTTTGGACGTGACCTGGCTTGTTACAGTTGTAACATAGTCTTTCAGAATCACAATCTTCGGCTAAATGGCCGATCTTACCACAAACGTAACAGGCTTTTTGGGACATCTTTATCGTATTCtgtactttttttggttcGAAGAGGAAACGAATGCTCTAATACAACCTAGGTGCCCTTCAATGCAAAAGGAGTTTCTTTAACCCATCGATGACCTTAATACAACCGTTGCCCAAAGTGGAGCGgaacgaaaagaaaattttttcagtattCGTGCCGCATGATACAGCGTTGCTATCACATTGAATTCTATTGTATGATGCAGATAATAAATAGGAATCTATCATTTGGCCTCACCATTGGCGGGCTGTCGCCATCTCTTGCTAGAATAGTAGTGCACATCGAGCTTCAGTTCTTGCAGACGGTCTTCCTCTATAGCGGTTTCCCACTGCTCTATTGGATCAGAATCTGCGACTATAAGGCCGTACTCGATCGTATCTTCGAATAAATCGTATGCTAGTACCCTTGTTTCGGGGTCGTAGTAGTAGGCTTTTTCGCTGAGTTTATCTTGCAACTTTGGTGAATGAGATCTGCTGGAGAAATTTAATTGGCGAATACAAAAGGACGCAAGAATTTCTGGCGCCAAAACGTAATTGCAGAAATCTGTCACCCCCCACCATCTCAGTGTTGCAGGTTGGTTATGTGTCAATTCCCTTCTGTATCTCTTAGCAATATCTTCGCCAACCCTCAATTGCCTTTTCAATCCATAAAATCCCGCAGTAAATTTGTTTAAGTTTAATTTTCTAAACTCATCTACTGACAGATAGGCCTTTTGGGAATTCCTGTATGCATTTTTTGCCTTGAAGTAATAGGCAGAGGAGACCCGTCCCTTCAATATATCCATCACAATAGGCATGAAGGGTTCCACCTCATTCAGCAGCTCGTCTGAAAATAACAAAGGTGGTAGGTTAAACTTGCTTACGTAGTCTTTCCTTGTTTGAAGCTTTTTAACAATTTGATCTCTGGAGCTCAAAGAGTTTTGCATCGATAATTTCTTTCCTTCAGGgaatgaagacgaaaagaTTTGATTGTCTTCAACTGCTGATAATTCCGCCTCTAATAGTAGTTTTTTACTGTCTAAAAGATTGTTGTTTCTGCACTTGATAGACTCGATGTCTTCGTCCTTCAAATTCTGTATCAGCGATACGGAAATGTCCCCTacttcctctttttcttcttcttcttctgatcTCTTGTCAACTTTTATCTCGGAATCAGAAAACAGCTTCCCAATTTTATTACTGCAATCAAACGTAGCCATCGACATGCCTTCCACCACTCTAGTCCTATCTGCAATAATATCTTCTGCTTTAGCACGCTTCTTCGTGGGAGAAGAGGCCTCGTGATTCGATAATTCGTCACTCTCAGCTTCCTGTATGCCATGTTTTCCTTGGCGTTTCATTAGCAGTAAGTTATCACCATTTCCCCTCTTTGTAGAATAGATACCCTTTCTCCTCACTTGGTTGATTCGCCCATTTGGTCCAGCCATCTCTGCCCAACCACGTCAAGAACTAGTATCTCAGCCTCGAGAGAACATACAATGACTTATCCTTTTTGATCTCATCGCTGCCATTTTCAAGACTTCCCATTTTAGCGACGctatataagaaaaaaaaaagaagaatgcCATGCCATACCAATCGGGTCGCAACACATGACATCTTCTAATTTTCGCGCAAACTTGTGAGGAATTATGGCTTTATAAGCTTGCAATCacaaaatttttattgCCTTTTATCAGGTATAGCGGGGAATCTCAGGCCTCTTGAGGTACGTTCGAGAGACAACggaatattttctattttatactcatttcatcaatttcgTGAATACTTGATATACACCCGCATGTATGTTGGTATATGTATTTATGTAGTATGGAAGTTATTACAGAAAGtgccatttttttgataaaaagtTTGCTAGGGGGAGTTAGATATGACCTTTAAGGTACCCTTTCTCTTACTTTAGGAAAACGCCTTActcaagaaacaaaatattaATTAGTTACAAGGGTGAAAGAGGAAATTTTTTCGCAGGGCCCAGCAAACATCTTAGCTGTGTCTGCAATAGCACGTTTTTCTGCTGATGTATTCTATTTACCATACACGAATATCCTGCTTGCACCTACTATGCTATATACAGATGTAGATTaggtgaaaaaaagccTTGCACCGCAGCATAAATGTTTAGGATTATAATCTGTGTATTTTCAGGAAAGCTTTTATATACGTATCTAGAGTAGATATTGGAGAATTAAGATATTAGTAAGAATATAGGAAAAAAGATCAGCAAAACGAACAATTCAGCATGTCATCCAGTGGGACTATTGATATTGTTAACCAGAAAACCATAACTTCCGAGGTAGCTGCTTCGGTAACATCGAAATACCTGGAAAGTACGCTTTCGAAGAATAACACAAGTGATATTGAGGATGAAAGGTTTATTCACGTCAGTTCACGTTCCCATTCAAGGTTTACTTCCACCCCTGTAACCCCCAACGAGGTTCTTTCTCTGAAATTTCATGCTTCAGGCTCATCAATGGCATACAGTAGAATGGACGGCTCTTTGACGGTTTGGTTCATCAAAGACGCAAGTTTCGATAAGTCTGTCAAGGTTTATATTCCAGACTGTTGTGGATCTGATAAACTGGCCACTGATCTGTCTTGGAACCCTACTTCCTTGAATCAAATGGCCATTGTGAGTAATTCATCAGAGATATCCTTACTGCTGATCAATGAGATAACACTGAAAGCATCTAAATTAAGAACACTATCATTAGGAAGCAAAACCAAAGTCAACAGCTGCCTTTATGATCCTTTAGGAAATTGGTTACTAGCTGCAACCAAATCggaaaaaatatatctaTTTAACGTTAAGGAAGACCATCGTCTTGTTCATTCTTTGAATGTTAGCGACATAAGCCCTAATCCTAACGACGTTGTATATTCCATAGCATGGAATAATAATGGAAGTCACATTTTTGTTGGCTTTAAGAGTGGTCATTTGATCATTTTGAAAGTAAGAGACGAAATGCTAGAAATATCTACCAAGATCAAAGCACATACTGGTTCCATTACTGGTATCAAAATAGATCCGTGGGGAAGATACTTTGTCACTGGTAGCAGTGATGGGAACTGTTATATTTGGAGCCTAAAGTCACTATGTTGCGAGAGAATAATTCAAGATTTAGACTCTGCCGTAGTAGCACTAGACGTGTGTCATTTGGGTAAAATATTAGGAATTTGTACAGAGGATGAAATGGTGTATTTCTACGATCTCAACGAAGCTAAACTACTCGAATCCAAATCTTTAGCCAACCACAAATCTGACCtagttttgaaattttatcCCGATAAATCATGGTACATTTTGTCAGGCAAGAATGACACATTATCAAACCATTTTGTAAAGAGCGACAAAAATCTAATAACATACTGGAAAGATATGTTTGATAGCTCaataattgaaaaacgCAGGAAGAACAATAACAGCAGTAACAACCACAGCAAAAGAGTCATAAAAAATAGCGATAGAATCGTCAAAGACAGGCCGAGTAGATTCAATTCTAGAAAATAGGGTGACTTCGAAAGAATACTGTCAAATTATACTGCTTTTAtacttttatatttacatGTATTAATTAAGGAtaaatttatatatatgtatatatatacatgcCGTATATGTAACATTATCAATGTACCTCTTCTTCGCGATCTCAATTATCCGCCAAAAGGAACCCGGTTTGGCTAAAGTATTCTTTTGGAACGCattcatttatttcatcCTTTGTCAACCAAGCATAGTCTTTAAATGTGTCATTCTTGTCGGCTGTCAAATCGAACTTCCCTGCCAAAATGTGAGATTTCACAATAAACTCTGCTGAGCTATTCTGGTCGTCCTTCAAAACACCGATGGGGGTAGCAGAAACGGACCAAGTGTGTATCTGGTCACCGCCTAACGATCTCAATCCATCCTCCGCGTTGATGTGTAAGGGCTTTGAGTCGTCAGATAAGTCAAAGTTTGGGAATTTCCAAACACCTTCGGTATCTTTTACTAAAAGATATAAAGTTCTGCTTAATTGTCTTTCGAGGCTCTTAGTATCATTTGATTTATCAGCTTCCGTTATTTTATCGTTTGGAATGACGGGTCTGTTAACATCGTCCTTGTTATGCTCTTTTTTATCTATGGCGGATTTCGCTGTATTGCTACTAGGCAGATTAACTTCCTGCTTGGTACTTCTTTCTCTGCCATGCTTGATGTCCGGTATACCTTTAGGAAACCAAATACCACCTTTCTTAGAAATGGGCCCATTTTGTTGGGATAAAAATTTATGTTCCGCTACAGTACCCTTCTTGAAATAGAAATATGCTGGAAATGTCCACAtcaatcttttttccagttttgaTTGGTATTCGTAGTAGTGTTTTTCCAGTTCATTTAGTTTTGGTATAATTATGGGGATTCTTGATAGTAATATTCCGACTTTGATCTTGGGCAAGGCGGAATTGGCTGTTGCAGTAGCCAGCCTTCTCTTTAACATTAAGTTTGCCTTCATCTTGTGGTGCAGGGTGATGGCATACGTTTATGCAGTGTACAATTTTATGAGCCTCTGTTTggccttttccttttccttttctcatttttcttcagctgctcttgaaattcaaaaaaccGAGAACATGACGGAAAAAGAGAGGtgaaataaagaaagattCAAATAATACAATATTTGGGGATATATTAGTTGTATAAATATGTGATAACACTCATTTAACagaaaaccaaagaagatagaagaagtatatatatatataaaggTAGGAGTAGTTTTATATactgtaaataaaaatacaaaagagaaaaagaaacattagctttgttgttgttgttgctgttgttggtTTAGCATATTCATCAAAGAATTCAGCTGAGCAGTGGGATCaaattgttgttgctggGGAACGGGGACAGCGGCTGGTGGAGGTCCTTGTGGTGGAAGTGGTTGGGTAGGGGGGTAACCGTATGGTTGCTGCATTATAGGTTGCGCGTATTGTTGTGGTGGAGGAGACGCTAAGGAGGCATTGCCGTAAGGTACAGGagataatgaagatatgCTTCCTGATTTATTAGGTTTCCCGGAACGAGGACCGTTTCTACCGGAATCGGTGGGCATCTTTTGAGAGATTGCCTTGGAAGAGACACCTTCGCCCACGATGATATCAGGCTCTTCGAATACAATACCAGTAACTAGAGGTTGACCGGAAGTACCCCCCCATTGGGCACTTACAGACCACTTTTTATCAGCATCCGTGAGCCTGTGCATGGGAATGATGCTGTAACCGTGCTGGTAATCACAACAGTCTCTTGGGCCAAAACCGACCCCCCATCTAGTTCTTAACGGCAAAGCACCATCTTTATTAAAATGTTGCAAGACGTTCTCAGCTTCGTGTCTTGAATAAACTTTGACAAAGGCATGTTTCCTGgaattgttcaaaataACGCTTTGCACTTCAGCGAAGGGCCTTAAGACGTTGGCCAAATCCCATTCTTTCATATTTTGTGGGACACCGCCGATGAACAAGGTACGACTGTACACTTTGATATGATCTGGTGGCAACGTGGAGTCGTAGCTCACGGGTTTGGGTCTATAATGAGGGTTGTTGGAAACGTTAAGTTCATCCGGGTATAAATGATGGTTGTTTGTGCCAAAGGTCGTATTTGGGGCGCCTATACTGTATTGGTCCTGAGCTACAGATGGGTAGCGGTCCTTTCTAGCGGCGGATGGTTGGGGAAGAGGTGGAGGAGGGGATCTCGATCTATTCCTCCTGGAGCTGtatctttctctttctctttcacGTTCACGTCTGCTACCGTACTCAGTAATTGTATGTGTTTCCGATGGCGGAACAACGGTCGTGGGCGCagacgaagaagaggaagaagaaggattGAAGTGCTGTTGCAAGGCAGCTATTAGTTGGAATAAAGCGGCTTGTTGTTTAGCTGGATCTGCGGAAGTTAAACTCGTTGGTACATTTATGGTCAAGTTTAAGGGAGGAGTTGCCTTTAAATTCGACAAAATCTGTTTCGACCTCTGCCTGGGGTCCGATGACAACTGTTGTGGGGGAGCGGTGGTGTTATTTGTTATGTCCATGGCAAAACATTTCGACCTGATGGCATTCAAATAActcttttgaaacaagCCGGATCTATCCCAAATGTCCAAAAGCATACggattttttccttgtgGTCTTGATTGCTCTTTGCGATAGCATCGGATAGCAGTTCTTGGATTACTTCGCCTAGTGTGTTTATGGCATGGGTACAAGTGCCGGACTTGTTGTTTGCACTTGTCGTGTTCGTTGATCTTGTTTCGTCCAAGTAAGCTCTACCTATTGAATCAATGATATATAAAGAACCTAATTTATGAGAGTCGGGGCAAAGTCTTGAGTAGTCTATTATCAGAGATATGATTTTTGATTCGATATCAATGTGATCAAGTGCGTAAGTGGTTAGTTTCTTAATACGAGAACCTGAAATACCAGATTTTAAATCTTTGAATGATTCCAAGGTAGCTAcaaaagtttgaaaatcGTCGTCCTGCTGCATAGTTGGTGTTTTGATgtgtttgtttctttttcgttttttccTGTAATCTGCTTGCCTGGGAGAAAAAGTGCTAGAAATGATACTAAATCAGAGAAAAACTACAatacgaaaaaaatagacaaaaatattcttttcagttGCTTGAAAGTATAGGTTGTAGCAATGGGTACGGTAGCGTAACTAAT encodes:
- the FOL1 gene encoding trifunctional dihydropteroate synthetase/dihydrohydroxymethylpterin pyrophosphokinase/dihydroneopterin aldolase FOL1, which produces MSKLFSTVNSARHTVTLGSMKDYVHIKKLEMNTVLGPDSWNQLLPQKCLLSLDMGTDFSKSAATDDLKYSLNYAVISRDLTKFVSRRKNWGSVSNLAKSLSQFVMATYAGVESLNLEVQADTIHIRSDHISCAIQQDRQNPDQKKFDVVRISDLKMLTLIGVFTFERLRKQYVTLDIKLPWSKKAELAPPVQNVIDDVVKFVEASNFKTVEALVESVTGIIANNDYFQKFPELPIVVKVLKLNAITATEGVGVSCVREPRDIKTLSTTDNEQPCGDNETSNTAFDLPSLQNTFVEGKDTWKTAFLAFGSNIGDRLKHIQMALKLLSKEKTIRILNISSVFESEPMYFKDQSPFMNGCIELKTLLAPRELLKLCKKIEYEELQRIKHFDNGPRTIDLDIVMYLNSVGEDVLVNEADLNIPHPRMLERTFVLEPLCELISPRYLHPVTAEPIVDYLKQIYEKQNDEDTLWKLVPLPSRDNTESRFLKFKTITTIDELTGEAKRITISPTYIMGIFNATPDSFSDGGDHFTDIQSQMNSVANMCKEALTLHDYVIIDIGGCSTRPNSIQVSEAEELKRTIPLIKSIRENSNLPQEKLILSVDTYRSDVAKEAIAAGVDIINDISGGSFDSNMLDVIAENPEVCYILSHIRGDISTMNKLTHYEDSALGDCVQQEFVNNTDIQQLDKLKDSTTLIRNIGQEIGERYLRAIEKGVKRWQIIIDPGLGFAKNGKQNLQIIRQIPMLKNYSFIMDTQDSHTYINFRNIPVLLGPSRKKFIGHITKDVDAKQRDFATGTVVASCVGFGSDMVRVHDVKNCSKSIKLADAIYKGSE
- the GIS2 gene encoding mRNA-binding translational activator GIS2, producing MSQKACYVCGKIGHLAEDCDSERLCYNCNKPGHVQTDCTMPRTVEFKQCYNCGETGHVRSECTVQRCFNCNGTGHISRECPEPKKASGRFSKVSCYKCGGPNHMAKDCMKEDGGNGLKCYTCGQAGHMSRDCQNDKLCYNCNETGHISKECPKA
- the RTC4 gene encoding Rtc4p, which encodes MAGPNGRINQVRRKGIYSTKRGNGDNLLLMKRQGKHGIQEAESDELSNHEASSPTKKRAKAEDIIADRTRVVEGMSMATFDCSNKIGKLFSDSEIKVDKRSEEEEEKEEVGDISVSLIQNLKDEDIESIKCRNNNLLDSKKLLLEAELSAVEDNQIFSSSFPEGKKLSMQNSLSSRDQIVKKLQTRKDYVSKFNLPPLLFSDELLNEVEPFMPIVMDILKGRVSSAYYFKAKNAYRNSQKAYLSVDEFRKLNLNKFTAGFYGLKRQLRVGEDIAKRYRRELTHNQPATLRWWGVTDFCNYVLAPEILASFCIRQLNFSSRSHSPKLQDKLSEKAYYYDPETRVLAYDLFEDTIEYGLIVADSDPIEQWETAIEEDRLQELKLDVHYYSSKRWRQPANGEAK
- the TEX1 gene encoding Tex1p is translated as MSSSGTIDIVNQKTITSEVAASVTSKYLESTLSKNNTSDIEDERFIHVSSRSHSRFTSTPVTPNEVLSLKFHASGSSMAYSRMDGSLTVWFIKDASFDKSVKVYIPDCCGSDKLATDLSWNPTSLNQMAIVSNSSEISLLLINEITLKASKLRTLSLGSKTKVNSCLYDPLGNWLLAATKSEKIYLFNVKEDHRLVHSLNVSDISPNPNDVVYSIAWNNNGSHIFVGFKSGHLIILKVRDEMLEISTKIKAHTGSITGIKIDPWGRYFVTGSSDGNCYIWSLKSLCCERIIQDLDSAVVALDVCHLGKILGICTEDEMVYFYDLNEAKLLESKSLANHKSDLVLKFYPDKSWYILSGKNDTLSNHFVKSDKNLITYWKDMFDSSIIEKRRKNNNSSNNHSKRVIKNSDRIVKDRPSRFNSRK
- the MRPL17 gene encoding mitochondrial 54S ribosomal protein mL46; translation: MKANLMLKRRLATATANSALPKIKVGILLSRIPIIIPKLNELEKHYYEYQSKLEKRLMWTFPAYFYFKKGTVAEHKFLSQQNGPISKKGGIWFPKGIPDIKHGRERSTKQEVNLPSSNTAKSAIDKKEHNKDDVNRPVIPNDKITEADKSNDTKSLERQLSRTLYLLVKDTEGVWKFPNFDLSDDSKPLHINAEDGLRSLGGDQIHTWSVSATPIGVLKDDQNSSAEFIVKSHILAGKFDLTADKNDTFKDYAWLTKDEINECVPKEYFSQTGFLLADN
- the NRD1 gene encoding Nrd1 complex RNA-binding subunit, whose amino-acid sequence is MQQDDDFQTFVATLESFKDLKSGISGSRIKKLTTYALDHIDIESKIISLIIDYSRLCPDSHKLGSLYIIDSIGRAYLDETRSTNTTSANNKSGTCTHAINTLGEVIQELLSDAIAKSNQDHKEKIRMLLDIWDRSGLFQKSYLNAIRSKCFAMDITNNTTAPPQQLSSDPRQRSKQILSNLKATPPLNLTINVPTSLTSADPAKQQAALFQLIAALQQHFNPSSSSSSSAPTTVVPPSETHTITEYGSRRERERERERYSSRRNRSRSPPPPLPQPSAARKDRYPSVAQDQYSIGAPNTTFGTNNHHLYPDELNVSNNPHYRPKPVSYDSTLPPDHIKVYSRTLFIGGVPQNMKEWDLANVLRPFAEVQSVILNNSRKHAFVKVYSRHEAENVLQHFNKDGALPLRTRWGVGFGPRDCCDYQHGYSIIPMHRLTDADKKWSVSAQWGGTSGQPLVTGIVFEEPDIIVGEGVSSKAISQKMPTDSGRNGPRSGKPNKSGSISSLSPVPYGNASLASPPPQQYAQPIMQQPYGYPPTQPLPPQGPPPAAVPVPQQQQFDPTAQLNSLMNMLNQQQQQQQQS